From Lolium perenne isolate Kyuss_39 chromosome 5, Kyuss_2.0, whole genome shotgun sequence, a single genomic window includes:
- the LOC127302468 gene encoding uncharacterized protein, whose protein sequence is MCSGSWNSKIQWSSPAVFIRRRQQQKKPDVSVMTLRRKRLRLISRRRRAAGAELGLIRRRRRRAAEADMAMLNLKLHLENRRILAENERLRERAGVLRRENLALRENLCKTVAEAAPPAEATNGC, encoded by the exons ATGTGCTCTGGTTCCTGGAACAGCAAGATACAGTGGTCTTCCCCTGCTGTGTTCATcaggcggcggcagcagcagaaGAAGCCAGACGTCTCAGTGATGACTCTCAGGAGGAAGAG GTTAAGGCTgatcagcaggaggaggagggctGCAGGAGCAGAGCTAGGGCTGatcagaaggaggaggaggagagctgCAGAGGCGGATATGGCCATGCTGAACCTGAAGCTCCACCTTGAGAACCGGCGCATCCTAGCGGAGAACGAGAGGCTCCGGGAGAGGGCTGGCGTGCTCCGCCGTGAGAACCTCGCGCTGCGCGAAAACCTGTGCAAGACGGTGGCGGAGGCGGCACCGCCGGCAGAGGCCACCAATGGCTGCTGA